AACGGGGTTGGCGTGGTGCGTCAGGAGGCTGGGATGTTCAGGAAACGGGCCGGTGTACTGCTCACGGCAGCGTTGCTCGTCAGCGTGCTGGGTGCCTGTGGTGACGACGAATCGGGCGACGGCGGCGGTGGCGGTGGTGGCGACAAGCTGACCATTGGCTTCTCCCAGGTCGGCGCCGAGAGTGGCTGGCGTACGGCCAATACCAAGTCGATCAAGGATTCGGCCAAGGAGGCCGGGGTCGAGCTGAAGTTCTCCGACGCGCAGGGCAAGCAGGAGAACCAGATCAAGGCGATCCGCTCGTTCATTACCCAGCGGGTCGACGTGATCGCCTTCTCGCCGGTGGTGGAGTCGGGCTGGGACACCGTGCTGAAGGAGGCCAAGGACGCCGAGATCCCGGTGATTCTCACAGACCGGGCCATCGATTCGACCGATGAAACTCTTTACGAAAGTTTTATCGGTTCGGATTTCGTCCTGGAAGGTAAGAAGGCCGGTGAATGGCTGGTCGAGGACGAGAAGGACGAGTCCGGCCCGGTGAATATCGTCGAGCTCCAGGGAACCCCGGGCGCGGCCCCGGCGAACGACCGTAAGGCCGGTTTTGCCGATGCCATCAAGGCTGATCCGAAGTTCAAGATCATCGCCTCGCAGACGGGTCAGTTCACCCGCACCGACGGCAAGCAGGTGATGGAGACCTTCCTCAAGTCGCACCCCGACATCGACGTGCTCTACGCCCACAACGACGACATGGGCCTGGGCGCGATCGAGGCGATCGAGGCGGCCGGCAAGACCCCGGGCAAGGACATCAAGATCATCACGGTGGACGCCGTCAAGGACGGCATGACCGCGCTGTCCGAGGGGAAGATCAACTTCATCGTCGAGTGCAGCCCGCTGCTCGGGCCGCAACTCATGGACCTGGCCAAGACCGTCGCCGACGGCGGCACCGTGGACAAGCG
This window of the Kineosporia sp. NBRC 101731 genome carries:
- a CDS encoding ABC transporter substrate-binding protein produces the protein MFRKRAGVLLTAALLVSVLGACGDDESGDGGGGGGGDKLTIGFSQVGAESGWRTANTKSIKDSAKEAGVELKFSDAQGKQENQIKAIRSFITQRVDVIAFSPVVESGWDTVLKEAKDAEIPVILTDRAIDSTDETLYESFIGSDFVLEGKKAGEWLVEDEKDESGPVNIVELQGTPGAAPANDRKAGFADAIKADPKFKIIASQTGQFTRTDGKQVMETFLKSHPDIDVLYAHNDDMGLGAIEAIEAAGKTPGKDIKIITVDAVKDGMTALSEGKINFIVECSPLLGPQLMDLAKTVADGGTVDKRVLTEETTFTPEQAKEVLPERKY